In the genome of Olsenella profusa DSM 13989, one region contains:
- a CDS encoding ATP-binding protein: MQPGSRQRSEAEGLLRACARALFISCDSIDAFLGRATPGQLAACTSLLEDELSHRERAKRGRLLRQAGFPVPETLGGFDWPNVRLPDGWGADEMRSLSFVDAAEDLVFFGKTGRGKSHASIGLGTAAVAAGTPVRSYQTARLVLALGKAKRDGTLDRVLADVAKARLVILGEFGHVPFDVDGARPPCQVISDSHECRSIVFTTNVEFSRWGTVLAGDELAAAIVDRVARHGRLVEFGGPSHRLENSLMLGKGGE; encoded by the coding sequence ATGCAGCCTGGCAGCAGGCAGAGGTCGGAGGCCGAGGGCCTCCTCCGCGCGTGCGCGCGTGCGCTCTTCATATCTTGCGACTCCATAGACGCGTTCCTCGGCAGGGCCACCCCGGGCCAGCTCGCCGCCTGCACGTCGCTGCTCGAGGACGAGCTGTCGCACAGGGAGCGCGCCAAGCGCGGGCGGCTCCTCAGGCAGGCGGGGTTCCCCGTCCCCGAGACGCTCGGGGGCTTCGACTGGCCCAACGTCAGGCTCCCAGACGGCTGGGGCGCCGACGAGATGCGCAGCCTCTCGTTCGTGGACGCAGCGGAGGACCTCGTGTTCTTCGGGAAGACGGGCAGGGGCAAGTCGCATGCCTCGATAGGCCTTGGCACGGCCGCCGTGGCCGCCGGCACCCCCGTGCGGTCCTACCAGACCGCGCGGCTGGTGCTCGCCCTCGGGAAGGCGAAGCGCGACGGCACGCTCGACAGGGTTCTCGCGGACGTCGCGAAGGCCCGGCTGGTGATCCTGGGCGAGTTCGGCCACGTGCCCTTCGACGTGGACGGCGCGCGGCCGCCCTGCCAGGTCATATCCGACAGCCACGAGTGCCGGAGCATCGTGTTCACCACCAACGTGGAGTTCTCCAGGTGGGGCACGGTCCTCGCGGGCGACGAGCTGGCCGCGGCGATCGTCGACAGGGTCGCGCGCCACGGCAGGCTCGTGGAGTTCGGCGGGCCCAGCCACAGGCTGGAGAACTCGCTGATGCTCGGGAAGGGAGGCGAGTGA
- a CDS encoding ATP-binding protein produces the protein MLKPATERLSNTPGRELAQIGKAELLVTGGLGLLPPDADGARLPFQVVSEAHGAQSVVLTTDLESSRWGAVFGDDQMAAAVTGRVARHGRLPEFEGESYRVRHALMQ, from the coding sequence GTGCTCAAACCCGCAACTGAGAGGCTATCAAACACACCCGGCCGCGAGCTCGCCCAGATCGGGAAGGCCGAGCTCCTGGTCACAGGCGGGCTGGGCCTCCTGCCGCCGGACGCCGACGGGGCGAGGCTGCCGTTCCAGGTGGTCTCCGAGGCCCACGGGGCGCAGTCGGTCGTTCTCACGACCGACCTCGAGTCCTCCAGGTGGGGCGCCGTCTTCGGCGACGACCAGATGGCGGCGGCCGTGACAGGCCGCGTCGCGCGCCACGGCAGGCTGCCCGAGTTCGAGGGTGAGTCCTACCGCGTCAGACACGCCCTCATGCAATAG
- a CDS encoding sigma factor: MLRGRDREREVQREARRLVDTYGDLAMRLAYTYLGSRQDAEDVSQDVLCKLIARHTPLNCVLSR, from the coding sequence ATGCTCAGAGGAAGAGACCGCGAGAGGGAGGTGCAGAGGGAGGCACGCCGCCTGGTCGATACGTACGGGGACCTTGCGATGCGGCTTGCATACACCTATCTGGGCTCGCGACAGGACGCCGAGGACGTGAGCCAGGACGTCTTATGCAAGCTCATCGCCAGGCACACGCCGCTCAACTGTGTTTTGTCAAGATGA
- the cas9 gene encoding type II CRISPR RNA-guided endonuclease Cas9 (Cas9, originally named Csn1, is the large, multifunctional signature protein of type II CRISPR/Cas systems. It is well known even to general audiences because its RNA-guided endonuclease activity has made it a popular tool for custom editing of eukaryotic genomes.) translates to MNLRNTTDEYNIGLDMGTNSVGWAVTDKVGAIAHFKGMPTLGSRLFDAAQTAAEARAHRGQRRRYVRRRWRLDLLQSLFQDEIDKVDSEFFIRLRQSRLHVEDREDGHADYKWPIFNDSDFTEVDYYKRFPTIYHLRKWLIETDQKADICLIYLAVHNIVKHRGNFLRENNKNLSSRNADPAEAVGHLRLALNNWCLERGYECAWKSGGNDNAILNVLIDGEKRRSDQVREIAKLTGIDCGDAKQSRQCNEAIAKAIVGLKAEMKNIFGEFPAEKTLIYLSSDDDVEVVRDACPDDSVELFQALCELYAAYILQGLLSYAPGQTISVNMVKKYDRYGEDLHLLKELTRTYASKRYDAFFRGETYEGSSDYVVDKAQGYTRYNLGTTQLSYDDFQKAVKELFKGTDALQDERYQGLMVAFGEQRFLRRLKTSDNGSIYYQLHLEELHAILENQGKHYPFLLAEEDKIESLVSFRIPYYVGPLTRENAAVGHDGKERFAWSSRRDGMEHAVITPWNWEEIIDRDKSAEDFIIRMTGDCTYLQGEPVLPKCSLLYEEFCALNELNGAHWTIDEDDERRFDAAQRERIMCDLFRSTRKVTYKKVSDWLEREDSFVGARVHGGQGEHGFESQLGSYIFFCKDVFKTDSLDEADYPMIEQIILWSTLFEDRDILRRKIEEAYGDRLTTEQIKVICKKRFAGWGRLSKKLLTGIKVDTDTGRKSIIDVLREGNPNDGQRSRTMVFMEVLRDEGLGFQKAVDDFNRDYFSEHNNGLMDVNDLPGSPAIRRSINQAVRIVDEIVSIAKKEPANIFIEVTREEDDPRKKGKRTKRRYDAIKSALEVFKKDDPQLWKELTKKDSNNMDERLSLYFMQRGKCMYSGRPIKIEELHTGKYEVDHIIPRSYIKDDSLENKVLVYREENQHKTDALLIDSSIRRKMGKYWRMLHNAKLIGDKKFRNLFRDHIDDKTMKGFVARQIVETSQMVKLVQTLLEARYPGARIVPVKANISHDLRDAAGLVKCREANDFHHAHDAFLACRVGLFIQKRHPSVYDNPIGLAHIMRDYARAQAREYKKSHYLAHTKGFIVNSFLSSGFDKETGEVFKDDWDAEAEVEGIRRVLNYRQCFISRMPVEATGTFWDQTIYSPKCGKKLTLPLKRGLDPDRYGSYSREQFAYFFIYEARDLKHERHILQFAQVPVRVAAHIAKDPSQLESYAVKLAGQANLAFVRIVRRRILKKQLLELNGDRLIITGVREVRNATEFAFSLDEETLIERCVQIAKVGSLIGVVNDEDEEQLSADLNELFSSLVKRGPKLCNRLYAQLKLDKYLSKFDELTLTDKAKVVLQLIAITNGSINMADLSALGSSKYAGCMQVSYFKQLNAPIGEVNIIDQSVTGMFERRTHIGL, encoded by the coding sequence ATGAATCTTCGCAATACCACAGACGAGTACAACATCGGTCTGGATATGGGCACCAACTCCGTCGGATGGGCAGTTACAGATAAGGTGGGGGCCATCGCGCACTTCAAGGGTATGCCCACTCTGGGCAGCAGGCTTTTTGATGCGGCGCAGACTGCTGCAGAGGCACGTGCGCATCGTGGGCAGCGACGTCGCTATGTCCGTAGGCGGTGGCGACTCGACCTGCTGCAGAGTCTATTCCAGGATGAAATTGACAAAGTCGACTCAGAGTTTTTCATTAGGCTTAGGCAGTCGCGTCTGCATGTGGAGGATCGAGAGGACGGGCACGCAGACTACAAGTGGCCAATCTTTAACGATTCCGATTTTACTGAGGTGGATTATTACAAGCGCTTTCCAACTATCTACCACCTGCGCAAATGGCTGATAGAGACGGATCAGAAGGCTGACATTTGCCTTATCTACCTTGCTGTTCATAATATCGTTAAACATAGGGGCAACTTCCTGCGTGAGAACAACAAGAATCTAAGTTCTCGTAATGCAGACCCTGCTGAGGCAGTAGGGCATTTGCGACTAGCTTTGAACAACTGGTGTTTGGAACGTGGCTATGAGTGCGCTTGGAAAAGCGGGGGAAATGATAACGCTATTCTCAACGTGCTGATTGATGGTGAGAAAAGACGCAGCGACCAGGTAAGGGAGATTGCCAAGCTAACTGGCATCGATTGTGGGGATGCAAAGCAGAGTAGGCAGTGCAACGAGGCAATCGCTAAGGCAATCGTCGGGCTCAAGGCCGAGATGAAGAACATTTTCGGTGAGTTTCCTGCTGAGAAGACATTAATCTATTTATCGTCTGACGATGATGTTGAAGTCGTTCGCGATGCCTGTCCGGACGATAGTGTAGAACTGTTCCAGGCGCTTTGCGAGTTGTACGCGGCCTACATCTTGCAAGGGCTCCTTTCCTACGCGCCTGGCCAGACCATCTCGGTCAATATGGTTAAGAAGTACGATCGGTATGGCGAGGACTTGCACCTGCTCAAGGAACTTACCCGTACATATGCGTCGAAGAGATACGATGCATTTTTCCGCGGGGAGACGTATGAGGGGTCGAGCGACTACGTTGTAGACAAGGCGCAGGGTTACACCAGATATAACCTTGGTACTACCCAGTTGAGTTATGACGACTTCCAGAAGGCGGTCAAGGAGCTCTTCAAGGGAACGGATGCACTGCAAGATGAGCGCTACCAAGGCTTGATGGTAGCCTTTGGCGAGCAGAGATTTCTTCGCAGGCTCAAGACAAGCGATAACGGGAGCATCTACTACCAGCTTCACCTAGAGGAACTACATGCCATTCTCGAGAACCAGGGGAAGCACTATCCCTTCCTTCTGGCAGAAGAGGATAAGATTGAATCACTCGTGTCCTTCAGAATTCCCTACTATGTGGGTCCGCTTACCAGGGAAAATGCCGCGGTCGGCCACGACGGTAAAGAACGCTTTGCATGGTCGTCGCGCAGGGATGGCATGGAACACGCCGTCATCACCCCATGGAACTGGGAAGAGATTATCGACCGCGACAAGAGTGCTGAAGACTTCATAATTCGCATGACGGGCGACTGCACCTACCTCCAGGGGGAACCCGTTCTTCCCAAGTGCTCTTTACTCTATGAGGAATTCTGCGCTCTCAACGAACTCAACGGTGCACATTGGACAATTGACGAGGACGATGAGCGTCGTTTTGATGCCGCCCAACGCGAGCGTATCATGTGCGACTTGTTCAGAAGCACTCGTAAGGTCACATACAAGAAGGTCTCCGATTGGTTGGAGCGCGAGGATAGTTTTGTGGGCGCTCGTGTACATGGTGGGCAAGGGGAGCATGGGTTTGAGTCACAGCTTGGCTCATACATATTCTTCTGCAAGGATGTATTCAAAACCGACAGTTTGGATGAGGCCGACTATCCGATGATCGAGCAGATCATCCTTTGGAGCACGCTGTTTGAGGATAGGGACATTCTCAGGCGGAAGATCGAGGAAGCATACGGTGATAGACTGACCACCGAGCAGATAAAGGTCATATGTAAGAAGCGCTTCGCAGGTTGGGGTCGGCTGTCGAAGAAGCTGCTCACAGGCATTAAAGTCGATACGGATACCGGTCGCAAGTCAATTATTGACGTGCTGCGTGAGGGAAATCCGAATGATGGCCAGCGCTCTCGTACGATGGTCTTTATGGAGGTACTCCGCGACGAGGGCCTTGGCTTCCAGAAGGCCGTTGATGACTTCAATAGAGACTATTTTAGTGAGCACAACAATGGCCTTATGGATGTAAACGACCTGCCCGGATCTCCCGCCATCCGGAGAAGTATCAACCAGGCTGTACGTATTGTGGATGAGATCGTCTCCATTGCGAAGAAAGAGCCCGCCAACATCTTCATTGAGGTGACACGTGAGGAGGATGACCCACGCAAGAAAGGCAAGCGCACTAAGAGACGCTATGACGCAATCAAGAGTGCGCTTGAGGTATTTAAGAAAGATGATCCACAGCTTTGGAAGGAACTAACCAAGAAGGATTCAAATAACATGGACGAACGGCTCTCGCTGTACTTCATGCAACGGGGAAAGTGCATGTATTCGGGTCGACCAATCAAAATTGAGGAACTACATACTGGCAAATACGAGGTTGATCATATTATTCCGCGCTCATACATAAAGGACGACAGCCTCGAGAACAAGGTGCTTGTATACCGGGAGGAGAACCAACACAAGACGGACGCGTTGCTGATCGACTCCTCCATCAGACGGAAGATGGGCAAATATTGGCGCATGCTGCACAATGCAAAACTGATAGGTGACAAGAAATTTAGGAACCTCTTCCGTGATCATATTGATGATAAGACCATGAAGGGGTTCGTTGCGCGGCAGATTGTCGAGACTAGTCAGATGGTCAAGCTTGTCCAGACGCTGCTTGAGGCGAGGTATCCAGGCGCTCGGATTGTACCTGTGAAGGCCAATATCTCACACGATCTGCGCGATGCAGCCGGTCTCGTAAAGTGCCGTGAGGCCAATGATTTCCATCATGCGCATGATGCCTTCCTCGCCTGTCGCGTTGGTCTCTTCATCCAGAAACGTCATCCCAGCGTATATGACAACCCCATTGGACTCGCACACATCATGCGTGACTATGCCCGTGCGCAAGCGCGGGAGTATAAGAAATCACACTACCTTGCGCATACGAAGGGTTTTATTGTCAATAGCTTCCTCAGCTCGGGTTTTGATAAGGAGACGGGCGAGGTGTTCAAGGACGATTGGGATGCCGAAGCTGAAGTCGAGGGAATTCGTCGCGTGCTTAACTACCGCCAATGCTTCATAAGTCGCATGCCTGTGGAAGCTACTGGAACTTTCTGGGATCAGACAATCTATTCACCAAAGTGCGGAAAGAAATTGACACTTCCGCTCAAGAGAGGGCTTGATCCTGATAGATATGGAAGTTATTCGCGAGAGCAGTTCGCATACTTCTTCATTTACGAAGCACGTGATTTAAAGCATGAGCGGCATATTCTTCAGTTTGCTCAGGTACCCGTGAGAGTTGCAGCGCACATTGCAAAGGATCCCTCTCAGCTCGAAAGCTATGCTGTCAAGCTTGCCGGACAAGCTAACCTCGCATTTGTGCGTATCGTGCGTCGAAGAATTCTAAAAAAGCAACTGCTTGAACTCAATGGCGACAGACTGATTATTACTGGCGTGCGAGAGGTTCGCAATGCAACAGAGTTTGCATTTTCCCTAGACGAAGAGACCCTTATTGAACGCTGCGTTCAAATTGCTAAAGTGGGATCCCTCATCGGGGTTGTGAACGATGAAGATGAGGAGCAACTATCTGCTGATTTAAACGAGCTTTTCTCAAGTCTGGTAAAGCGCGGCCCCAAACTCTGTAACCGACTGTATGCACAGCTTAAGCTCGACAAATATCTATCAAAGTTTGATGAACTGACACTAACTGACAAGGCGAAAGTAGTCCTTCAGTTAATAGCCATTACGAACGGGTCAATTAACATGGCTGATCTTTCTGCATTGGGAAGCTCAAAATATGCGGGATGCATGCAGGTTTCCTACTTTAAGCAGCTCAATGCCCCCATAGGTGAAGTCAATATCATCGACCAGTCTGTGACGGGTATGTTTGAGAGGCGGACGCACATTGGCCTTTAG